From one Staphylococcus kloosii genomic stretch:
- the uidA gene encoding beta-glucuronidase gives MLYPITNEHRSIIDLNGLWSFKLENVGDVIDATKPLVTNQVMAVPGSYNEQGVTKEIRNHVGNVWYEREFTIPKVLKDERVVLRFGSATHQATVYIDGVEVTSHKGGFLPFEVALDEQFSHGTHRLTVCVNNILDETTLPVGLYSESTDKNGDTVRKNEPNFDFFNYAGLHRPVKIYTTPQTHIEDITVVPEVFPSYANVNYQVETNAQSDVQVRLLDAEQNVVAKTTGAEGTIEVQSPHLWQPLNAYLYNLEVSLVDNGEVVDQYTERFGIRSVEVKDGQFLINNEPFYFKGFGKHEDTYYNGRGMNEVANVMDFNLIKWIGGNSFRTSHYPYSEEMMRLADEQGLVVIDETTAVGVHLNFNAVLDGTNERDTFKEIGTQEAHESVIKELIARDKNYACVVMWSVANEPASMEEGAKEYFEPLVNLARECDPQNRPVTIVTLLTAQPDNCLVQDLVDVLCLNRYYGWYTQTADLDAAKTALANEMDEWGRKQPNKPIMFTEYGADTVAGLHATDDILFTEEYQVRYYEANHEVVDKYPQFIGEHTWNFADFETSNGLIRVQGNRKGIFTRERRPKAVAHYFKKRWENIPDFGYKS, from the coding sequence ATGTTATATCCAATCACAAATGAACATAGAAGTATTATAGATTTAAACGGACTTTGGAGCTTTAAATTAGAAAATGTAGGTGATGTGATCGATGCGACGAAACCATTAGTTACAAACCAAGTGATGGCTGTACCCGGTTCTTACAACGAACAAGGCGTTACTAAAGAAATTCGTAATCACGTAGGTAATGTATGGTATGAGCGAGAGTTTACAATTCCTAAAGTATTGAAAGACGAACGTGTAGTTTTACGTTTTGGTTCAGCGACACATCAAGCTACTGTATACATTGATGGCGTTGAAGTTACTTCACATAAAGGTGGCTTCTTACCATTTGAAGTAGCATTAGATGAACAATTTTCACATGGTACGCACCGTTTAACTGTGTGTGTAAACAATATTTTAGACGAAACGACGTTACCTGTAGGTCTTTATTCTGAATCAACTGACAAAAATGGTGACACAGTGAGAAAAAATGAGCCAAACTTTGACTTCTTTAATTACGCTGGACTACATCGACCAGTCAAAATCTATACAACACCGCAAACGCATATTGAAGATATTACAGTCGTACCAGAAGTATTTCCTTCATATGCTAATGTGAATTACCAAGTAGAAACGAATGCACAAAGCGATGTACAAGTAAGACTACTAGACGCAGAACAAAACGTCGTTGCAAAAACTACTGGCGCTGAAGGCACAATTGAAGTTCAATCGCCACATTTATGGCAACCATTAAATGCTTATCTTTATAATTTAGAAGTCAGTTTAGTAGATAATGGTGAAGTTGTGGATCAATACACTGAAAGATTTGGTATTCGTTCAGTCGAAGTCAAAGATGGACAATTTTTAATCAATAATGAACCGTTTTACTTCAAAGGGTTTGGTAAACATGAAGATACTTACTATAATGGCAGAGGTATGAATGAAGTAGCAAATGTGATGGACTTTAACTTAATTAAATGGATTGGTGGTAATTCATTTAGAACTTCACACTATCCATACTCTGAGGAAATGATGCGTTTAGCAGATGAACAAGGGTTAGTTGTCATAGATGAAACGACGGCAGTAGGCGTGCATTTAAACTTTAATGCTGTATTAGATGGTACGAATGAACGTGATACGTTTAAAGAAATTGGTACACAAGAAGCTCATGAAAGTGTTATTAAAGAATTAATAGCTAGAGATAAAAACTATGCATGTGTTGTAATGTGGTCTGTTGCAAATGAACCAGCTTCCATGGAAGAAGGTGCGAAAGAGTACTTCGAACCACTTGTAAACTTAGCGCGTGAGTGTGATCCGCAAAATAGACCAGTTACTATCGTGACATTATTGACAGCTCAACCAGATAATTGTTTAGTACAAGATTTAGTAGATGTATTGTGCCTTAATCGTTATTACGGCTGGTATACACAAACAGCAGATTTAGATGCCGCTAAAACAGCATTAGCTAATGAAATGGATGAATGGGGACGTAAGCAACCTAACAAACCAATTATGTTCACGGAATATGGTGCAGATACTGTTGCTGGTTTACATGCTACGGACGATATTTTATTCACAGAAGAATATCAAGTACGTTATTATGAAGCAAACCATGAAGTTGTAGATAAGTATCCACAGTTTATCGGTGAACATACATGGAACTTTGCAGATTTCGAAACAAGTAATGGTTTAATCCGTGTTCAAGGTAATAGAAAAGGTATCTTTACTCGTGAACGTCGACCTAAAGCAGTTGCACATTACTTCAAAAAACGTTGGGAAAATATTCCAGATTTCGGTTATAAAAGTTAA
- the hisA gene encoding 1-(5-phosphoribosyl)-5-((5-phosphoribosylamino)methylideneamino)imidazole-4-carboxamide isomerase, with protein MIKLWPAIDLINATSVRLTEGKYDSEEKMARSAEESITYYSKFDCVDRIHIVDLIGAKQQTSVEQDYIKTLRELTTKPIEVGGGIRTVETIKAYFDQGIDYCIVGTKAIQDLDWLAQVAQQFPNRIYLSVDAYKQAIKINGWEQDAQLDLFDLVETINHLPLGGLIYTDISKDGRLAGPNFEITGKLVQQTDIPIVASGGIRDQEDIKKLDALNVYAAIVGKAAHNPQFWEGLS; from the coding sequence ATGATCAAGCTTTGGCCGGCAATTGATTTAATAAATGCAACAAGCGTGAGGCTTACAGAAGGCAAATATGATTCTGAAGAGAAAATGGCTCGTAGCGCTGAAGAGAGTATTACTTATTATAGCAAATTTGACTGTGTTGATCGTATCCATATTGTTGACTTAATCGGTGCTAAACAACAAACTTCAGTTGAACAAGATTATATTAAAACTTTACGTGAACTCACAACGAAACCAATTGAAGTTGGTGGCGGTATACGAACGGTAGAAACAATAAAAGCATACTTTGACCAAGGTATTGATTACTGCATAGTTGGTACGAAAGCTATTCAAGATTTAGATTGGTTAGCGCAAGTAGCACAACAATTCCCAAATCGTATTTATTTATCGGTAGATGCCTATAAACAAGCAATTAAAATCAACGGCTGGGAACAAGATGCACAGTTAGATTTATTTGACCTTGTAGAGACAATAAACCACTTACCTTTAGGCGGATTAATCTATACAGATATTTCTAAAGATGGCCGTTTAGCAGGACCTAATTTTGAAATTACTGGTAAATTAGTACAACAAACTGACATTCCTATCGTTGCTTCTGGTGGTATTCGAGACCAAGAAGATATTAAAAAATTGGATGCATTAAATGTTTATGCGGCAATCGTTGGTAAGGCTGCACATAACCCACAATTTTGGGAGGGATTGTCTTGA
- a CDS encoding SDR family oxidoreductase, producing MMNLNGKVAVITGASSGIGAGIAQAFAQQQMNVVLGGRNEQRLKEVASSIQEDTQVQVRTFVVDVTKNDEVNNLVNFAQEQFGKIDVLVNSAGQMLSSAVTDGDVDAWDTMLDVNVKGMLYGINAVLPKFLAQSSGHIINIASISGFEVTKQSTLYSMTKTAVHTLTQGLEKELAKTGVRATSISPGMVETSMTESTDWGGRKKLEPKDIAEAAIYALQQPAHVNVNEVTVRPV from the coding sequence ATAATGAACTTAAATGGTAAAGTAGCTGTGATAACTGGTGCTAGTAGTGGTATTGGAGCTGGCATTGCTCAAGCATTTGCACAGCAACAGATGAATGTCGTATTAGGCGGCCGAAATGAACAACGTCTTAAAGAAGTAGCATCAAGCATCCAAGAAGATACACAAGTACAAGTGCGTACATTTGTCGTTGATGTTACTAAAAATGACGAGGTAAATAATTTAGTGAATTTTGCCCAAGAACAATTTGGTAAAATTGATGTTTTAGTTAATAGTGCCGGCCAAATGTTGTCATCAGCAGTAACAGATGGCGATGTCGATGCTTGGGATACGATGTTAGACGTCAATGTTAAAGGAATGCTTTATGGCATAAATGCTGTGTTGCCTAAGTTTTTAGCACAATCTTCAGGTCACATTATTAATATTGCTTCTATTTCAGGTTTTGAAGTAACTAAACAAAGTACGTTATACAGTATGACAAAAACTGCTGTGCACACGTTAACACAAGGTTTAGAAAAAGAACTGGCTAAGACAGGCGTTAGAGCAACAAGCATTTCACCAGGTATGGTAGAAACTTCAATGACAGAAAGTACAGATTGGGGCGGACGTAAAAAATTAGAGCCTAAAGATATTGCTGAAGCGGCAATATATGCGCTACAACAACCCGCACATGTAAATGTAAATGAAGTTACGGTACGACCAGTCTAA
- the hisIE gene encoding bifunctional phosphoribosyl-AMP cyclohydrolase/phosphoribosyl-ATP diphosphatase HisIE: MTQQPDFSKGLLPAILQDASTKQVLMLGYMNEQAYQQTLKDNVVCFYSRSKQRLWTKGETSGHTQEVKNIYLDCDQDTILIEVIPNGPTCHTGSQSCFNTDIPFSVQDLGQTITTSAESNKENSYTKYLLAEGIEKITKKFGEEAFEVVIGAMKNDREEVTNETADLLYHLFVLLHDLDISFTEVEKVLAERHKQTNNFKGERSDINNW; this comes from the coding sequence ATGACACAACAACCTGATTTTAGTAAGGGACTATTGCCCGCTATTTTGCAAGATGCGAGTACAAAACAAGTATTAATGCTTGGCTATATGAACGAACAAGCATATCAACAAACACTTAAAGATAATGTCGTATGTTTTTATTCGCGTTCAAAACAACGTCTATGGACTAAAGGTGAAACTTCTGGCCACACACAAGAAGTGAAAAATATTTATTTAGATTGTGATCAAGATACGATTCTTATTGAAGTGATACCTAATGGCCCAACATGCCACACTGGCAGCCAAAGTTGTTTTAATACTGATATTCCATTCAGCGTGCAAGATCTAGGGCAAACTATTACTACTAGTGCCGAATCTAACAAAGAAAATTCATATACTAAATATTTATTAGCAGAAGGCATCGAGAAAATCACTAAAAAGTTTGGTGAAGAAGCCTTTGAAGTTGTTATCGGTGCAATGAAAAATGATCGTGAAGAAGTGACAAACGAAACTGCAGATTTACTGTATCACTTATTTGTCTTACTACATGATTTAGATATAAGCTTTACGGAAGTAGAAAAAGTATTAGCAGAACGTCACAAGCAAACGAACAATTTTAAAGGTGAACGTTCAGATATTAATAATTGGTAA
- a CDS encoding MFS transporter produces MVVAKLKSENRRLRTFKEIQAPKLKFREKLSYGFGDLGNGMMFDMGQIYLLKFFTDILGISSVYGGLVFFLSKIFDAFFDTGVGAYVDNRKNIGSKGKFRPFILYGSIPLALFTVLTFISPDLSYTGKVVWAFTTYILFNFAYSVVNIPYGSLSAAMTLNADDRTQLSVFRNLGSQGALFIAGIVVIPMVNAFPNHAVGYPFAVGLLGIAGVVFHMICYKGTKERHVIEQPKTKNIGRKAFKELFKNLPFIILVIYTLLTITAQFLKQQVQLYYFQYVLDSPNLVSIVSTLNFIVLIPGLILTTFLSKKFGKKMTAIIGVTAFFVFEFLNFVVFGGNLKSFLVVNTLSNMSLVIPTTVCWAFIADVVEYQQWKTGIRSEGIIYSSYSFTRKITQALAGLISGSALTLVGYQPNVQQTASTIFGMKFIFFAVPGIATLIGMVIFLIFYPLTDKRHNQIVKELALREEI; encoded by the coding sequence ATGGTTGTTGCAAAGTTAAAATCTGAAAATAGAAGATTACGTACATTTAAAGAAATCCAAGCACCTAAACTAAAATTTAGAGAAAAACTTTCTTACGGTTTTGGTGATTTAGGAAATGGCATGATGTTTGATATGGGTCAAATATACTTGCTTAAATTTTTTACAGATATTTTAGGGATTTCAAGTGTTTATGGTGGGTTAGTCTTCTTCCTTTCTAAAATATTTGATGCTTTTTTCGACACTGGTGTTGGTGCCTATGTTGATAATAGGAAAAACATTGGGAGTAAAGGTAAGTTTAGACCTTTCATACTATACGGTTCAATACCACTAGCCTTATTTACGGTATTAACTTTTATTTCACCAGATTTAAGTTATACAGGAAAAGTAGTATGGGCATTTACAACATACATATTGTTTAATTTTGCCTATTCTGTAGTGAACATTCCTTATGGTTCATTATCGGCGGCGATGACATTAAACGCTGATGATCGTACGCAATTATCTGTATTTCGTAACTTAGGTTCACAAGGGGCATTGTTTATCGCTGGTATTGTAGTTATTCCTATGGTTAATGCTTTTCCAAACCATGCGGTGGGTTATCCATTTGCTGTTGGACTACTTGGTATTGCCGGTGTTGTTTTCCATATGATTTGTTATAAAGGTACAAAAGAACGTCACGTTATCGAACAACCTAAAACAAAAAATATTGGTCGCAAAGCCTTTAAAGAATTATTTAAAAATTTACCGTTTATTATTTTAGTTATCTATACATTGCTCACTATTACGGCACAATTTTTAAAACAACAAGTGCAACTGTATTACTTCCAATACGTTCTTGATTCACCAAATCTGGTAAGTATTGTTAGTACATTGAACTTTATCGTATTAATACCAGGTTTAATTTTAACGACGTTCTTAAGTAAAAAATTCGGTAAGAAAATGACGGCTATTATTGGCGTAACTGCATTCTTTGTTTTTGAATTTTTAAACTTCGTAGTATTCGGTGGTAACTTAAAATCATTCTTGGTAGTAAATACATTATCTAATATGAGTTTGGTTATACCTACTACTGTTTGTTGGGCTTTTATTGCCGACGTAGTTGAATATCAACAGTGGAAAACAGGTATTCGCTCAGAAGGTATTATTTATTCAAGTTATAGTTTCACAAGAAAGATTACGCAAGCATTAGCTGGTTTGATTTCAGGTTCCGCATTAACATTAGTAGGATATCAACCCAATGTGCAACAAACGGCATCTACAATATTTGGTATGAAATTCATCTTCTTTGCAGTGCCTGGAATAGCTACACTTATTGGCATGGTAATATTCTTAATATTTTATCCTTTAACAGATAAACGACATAATCAAATCGTTAAAGAGTTAGCTTTACGTGAAGAAATATAA
- the hisB gene encoding imidazoleglycerol-phosphate dehydratase HisB — MKFQKTRNTAETKLDISLSDDGAKSEINTGVGFLDHMLTLFSFHSQLTLTIRADGDVEVDDHHVTEDIGIVLGQLLLEMVKEKQSFSRYATSYIPMDETLARTVMDISGRPYLSFNCELSKEKVGTFDTELTEEFFRALVINARLTTHIDLIRGGNTHHEIEAIFKSFARALKDALAANDVQGVPSSKGVIE, encoded by the coding sequence ATGAAATTTCAAAAAACGCGTAATACAGCTGAGACAAAACTCGACATATCATTATCAGATGATGGCGCTAAAAGCGAAATCAATACAGGCGTGGGATTTTTAGATCATATGTTAACACTATTTTCTTTCCATAGTCAGTTAACACTAACAATACGCGCTGACGGTGATGTAGAGGTAGATGACCATCATGTAACAGAAGATATAGGCATTGTGTTAGGCCAATTACTACTAGAAATGGTAAAAGAAAAACAATCGTTTAGTCGATATGCGACAAGTTATATACCAATGGATGAAACTTTAGCACGCACTGTCATGGATATTAGTGGTAGACCTTATTTATCATTTAATTGTGAACTTAGTAAAGAAAAAGTTGGTACTTTTGATACGGAATTAACTGAAGAGTTTTTTCGAGCGCTAGTTATCAATGCTCGCTTAACTACACACATTGATTTAATAAGAGGTGGTAATACGCATCACGAAATTGAAGCTATATTTAAATCATTTGCTAGAGCTTTAAAAGATGCTTTAGCAGCAAATGATGTACAAGGCGTGCCTTCCTCAAAAGGAGTGATTGAATGA
- the hisH gene encoding imidazole glycerol phosphate synthase subunit HisH translates to MIAIIDYGLGNIKNIKRAVEHLGYAAQLTDDESIIKQADFIILPGVGHFKDAMRAINQRQLLPILKNIKDKPMLGICLGMQLLFEHSAEGDVDGLQLIPGQIIPIQSPYPVPHLGWNNLISDHKQLEHDVYFVHSYQAEMSDNVIAYADYGTKIPGIVQYENYIGIQFHPEKSGEYGLAILNQALQGGFLNDQALAGN, encoded by the coding sequence ATGATTGCAATCATTGATTACGGCTTAGGTAACATTAAAAATATAAAACGCGCGGTCGAACATTTGGGTTACGCAGCTCAATTAACAGACGATGAATCAATTATAAAACAAGCGGATTTCATTATTTTACCGGGCGTAGGACACTTTAAAGATGCAATGCGTGCAATTAACCAACGTCAATTATTGCCAATTTTAAAAAATATTAAGGACAAACCAATGTTAGGTATCTGTTTAGGTATGCAATTGTTATTCGAACATAGTGCTGAAGGCGATGTTGATGGTTTGCAATTAATACCAGGTCAAATTATCCCCATTCAATCGCCCTACCCTGTACCTCACTTAGGATGGAATAATTTAATTAGTGACCATAAACAACTAGAACACGATGTCTATTTCGTTCATTCTTATCAAGCCGAAATGTCAGATAATGTCATAGCTTATGCTGACTATGGCACTAAAATCCCAGGCATTGTACAATATGAAAATTATATCGGCATCCAATTCCACCCTGAAAAGAGTGGCGAATATGGTTTAGCTATTCTAAATCAAGCTTTACAAGGAGGATTTTTAAATGATCAAGCTTTGGCCGGCAATTGA
- a CDS encoding DUF1413 domain-containing protein yields MNFEDRIAELREQKGRTSFEFYFNALFTEQEWIDLPLEQRQSLEREFRIFVNKNDHIRIPFASEDHIRMRMYNSLYEYNEVKHNFKAYV; encoded by the coding sequence ATGAACTTTGAAGATAGAATTGCTGAATTACGCGAACAAAAAGGTCGTACATCATTTGAATTTTATTTCAACGCACTTTTCACTGAACAAGAATGGATTGATTTACCACTCGAACAACGACAATCTCTTGAACGTGAATTTCGTATATTTGTAAATAAAAACGACCATATTCGTATACCATTTGCTTCTGAAGACCATATTCGTATGCGTATGTATAATTCTTTATATGAATATAATGAAGTTAAACATAATTTTAAAGCCTATGTATAA
- a CDS encoding pyridoxal phosphate-dependent aminotransferase, translated as MIRINKNESPLKPLSQELIASIISKSAFNFYPDAEYERFKEAYAQFYGFEAEQIIAGNGSDELIQKLMLIMPEGPALTLNPDFFMYQAYAKQVQRPIHFVEAETDLTFDLNKILKAIDTHQPSFFIMSNPHNPSGKQYDVSFLTAIANKMKDIGGYFVIDEAYLDFGEAYDFSMADHVLQMRTLSKAFAIAGLRLGVLISTPKTIDKIKQIEHPYPLNTVTLNIAIYMFEHSTTTRQFIEHQRHLAQRLKDIFNDNVGDVIYIFPSATNFVLTKGALAHSLGQYIAGKGFQPRIYDEPEMSEYVRYSIATDEQLDELTQIVQDWRKQYEISKNA; from the coding sequence ATGATTAGAATTAACAAAAATGAAAGCCCACTTAAACCATTATCGCAAGAATTAATAGCTTCTATCATTAGTAAATCTGCCTTTAACTTTTATCCAGATGCAGAATATGAACGTTTTAAAGAAGCATACGCTCAGTTTTATGGTTTTGAAGCTGAGCAAATTATTGCAGGTAACGGGTCTGACGAACTAATTCAAAAGTTAATGCTTATTATGCCAGAAGGACCTGCGTTAACTTTGAATCCAGATTTCTTTATGTATCAAGCTTATGCTAAACAAGTTCAACGCCCTATTCATTTTGTAGAGGCAGAGACAGATTTAACGTTCGATTTGAATAAAATTCTAAAGGCTATAGATACACATCAACCTTCGTTTTTCATCATGAGTAATCCGCATAACCCATCAGGCAAACAATATGACGTTTCATTTTTAACAGCGATTGCTAATAAAATGAAAGACATCGGAGGTTATTTCGTTATTGATGAAGCCTATTTAGATTTTGGCGAAGCATATGACTTCAGTATGGCAGATCATGTGTTACAAATGCGCACGTTGTCTAAAGCATTTGCTATTGCTGGACTTCGATTAGGTGTATTAATAAGCACACCTAAAACAATAGATAAAATTAAGCAAATTGAACATCCTTATCCACTCAATACAGTAACTTTAAATATCGCTATATATATGTTTGAACATTCGACAACAACAAGACAATTTATTGAACATCAACGTCATTTAGCACAACGCCTTAAAGACATATTCAATGATAATGTCGGAGATGTTATTTATATTTTCCCTTCGGCTACTAATTTTGTTTTAACTAAAGGGGCTTTAGCACATTCTTTAGGTCAATATATCGCCGGTAAAGGGTTTCAACCTAGAATTTATGATGAACCAGAAATGAGTGAGTATGTTAGATATTCTATCGCTACTGACGAACAATTAGATGAATTAACTCAAATTGTTCAAGATTGGAGGAAACAATATGAAATTTCAAAAAACGCGTAA
- the hisF gene encoding imidazole glycerol phosphate synthase subunit HisF produces MIKKRIIPCLDVKDGRVVKGIQFKGLRDIGNPVDYALYYNEQGADELVFLDISKTEAGHDLVLDVIEETAEKLFIPLTVGGGISTLDDISQLLNHGADKVSLNSSALKNPQFIKEASDKFGRQCICIAIDSNYDSTLDDYFCYTHGGKKRTDKRVYDWVKEVEALGAGELLITSMTHDGMKQGFDVTHLHEIEQRVNIPVIASGGGGQPSHFVDLFNQTDVSAGLAASILHDKETTVNEIKSFMSEGGIPVR; encoded by the coding sequence TTGATTAAAAAAAGAATTATTCCCTGTTTAGATGTAAAAGACGGTAGAGTCGTTAAAGGAATTCAATTTAAAGGCTTACGAGACATTGGCAATCCAGTAGACTACGCGCTTTATTATAATGAGCAAGGTGCAGACGAATTAGTCTTTTTAGATATTTCAAAAACCGAGGCTGGTCATGATTTAGTATTAGATGTGATTGAAGAAACTGCAGAAAAGTTATTTATTCCTCTAACTGTGGGCGGAGGTATTTCCACTCTAGATGATATATCACAATTATTAAATCATGGTGCTGATAAAGTATCACTAAATTCTAGCGCATTAAAAAACCCTCAATTTATTAAAGAAGCTAGCGATAAATTTGGTAGACAATGTATTTGTATCGCTATAGATAGTAATTATGATTCAACATTAGATGATTATTTTTGTTATACACATGGTGGTAAGAAACGAACAGATAAACGTGTTTATGATTGGGTTAAAGAAGTTGAAGCATTGGGTGCTGGCGAATTACTTATCACAAGTATGACTCATGATGGTATGAAACAAGGGTTTGATGTCACACATTTACATGAAATCGAACAACGCGTAAATATACCAGTAATTGCTTCTGGTGGCGGCGGTCAACCTAGTCATTTCGTTGATTTATTTAACCAAACGGATGTCTCAGCTGGTTTAGCTGCAAGCATATTACATGATAAAGAAACGACTGTTAATGAAATTAAATCATTTATGTCTGAAGGAGGTATTCCTGTAAGATGA